From the Acidilutibacter cellobiosedens genome, one window contains:
- a CDS encoding Cap15 family cyclic dinucleotide receptor domain-containing protein, which translates to MKSKINNLLKLSAIFCVIIFLVLKYLKGSETLLDNWELITQAAGYSAILTLVYEKWIWRINPLIKIPKFKKEYGGLIKYEYNGIQGTKNIDIKISQTLTNVYVSIKSDEITSKSITSELVEENNKYVLYYTYITQPKSEFSDENPIQYGTCKVLVDDVKEFHGIYWTTSKTKGDIYFVENKKDSQAIFYRSTSFPK; encoded by the coding sequence ATGAAATCTAAAATAAATAATTTATTAAAATTATCGGCAATATTTTGTGTAATTATTTTTTTAGTTTTAAAATATTTAAAAGGTTCGGAGACATTGTTAGACAACTGGGAGTTAATTACACAAGCTGCAGGATATAGTGCCATATTAACGTTGGTATATGAAAAATGGATTTGGAGGATAAATCCTTTAATCAAAATACCTAAATTCAAAAAAGAATATGGTGGTTTAATAAAATATGAATATAATGGAATCCAAGGAACTAAAAATATAGATATAAAAATTTCTCAAACATTAACTAATGTATATGTTTCGATAAAAAGTGATGAGATTACAAGTAAAAGTATAACAAGTGAGTTAGTAGAAGAAAATAATAAATATGTGTTATATTATACTTATATCACTCAACCCAAAAGTGAATTTAGTGATGAGAATCCTATCCAATATGGCACCTGTAAAGTGCTTGTTGACGATGTAAAGGAGTTTCATGGAATTTATTGGACAACCAGTAAAACCAAAGGCGACATTTACTTTGTAGAAAATAAAAAAGATAGCCAAGCAATTTTTTATCGCTCGACCTCTTTCCCTAAATAG
- the brxL gene encoding protease Lon-related BREX system protein BrxL codes for MEDVSSRTEIKQKLRENFDGKIVAKDLTKKIKEGANVPVYVLEFLLGQYCSSDDEEIIEKGIGTVKKILSDNFVRPDEAQKILSILREKGSFSIIDKVTVKLNIRKNRYEAEFSNLGLSDIPVPEEYPTRYDRLLCGGIWCMIQLDYDYDENEQNKNPISITRLTPIQMPQVDIKELKEGRSKFTKEEWIDVMLRSIGMEPDEFEEREKWLLLTRLIPLVENNFNLCELGPRSTGKSHIYKEISPNSILVSGGQTTVANLFYNMGRKTIGLVGLWDCVAFDEVAGIKFKDNDGIQIMKDYMASGSFARGKEEKAASASMVFVGNINQSVDVLLKTSSLFDPFPEEMAIDTAFLDRMHCYLPGWEIPKFRPEHFTNDYGFITDYLAEFMRELRKDQYGDSLDKYFRLGKNLNQRDTIAVRKMVNGYLKIVYPHGEFTKDDLEEILCLSLEMRRRVKEQLKKIGGMEFYDVNFSYIDLDTFEEKYVGVPEQGADKLIPDGMLNPGQVYTIASGGNGMIGCYRLESQMLPGNGKFDRTGLGTNRESKEASNTAFNYLKANGNRISASISTTTKDYIINYQDLQGIGMTGELALPTLIALCSIALGKPVISNLAVLGEISIGGSIMKVTEIADSLQVALDSGAKKVLIPSTSFVDFGTVPAELMSSFQIIPYQSAEDAVFKALGVE; via the coding sequence ATGGAAGATGTAAGTTCAAGAACTGAAATAAAACAAAAACTTAGAGAAAATTTTGATGGAAAAATAGTAGCAAAAGATTTGACTAAAAAAATCAAAGAAGGGGCTAATGTTCCCGTATATGTTCTAGAGTTTTTGCTTGGGCAGTATTGTAGTAGTGATGATGAAGAAATTATTGAAAAGGGTATAGGAACAGTTAAAAAGATTCTTTCAGATAACTTTGTTAGACCTGATGAAGCTCAGAAAATACTTTCTATTTTAAGAGAAAAAGGTAGCTTTTCCATTATAGATAAGGTAACAGTAAAACTAAACATAAGAAAAAATAGGTATGAAGCGGAGTTTTCAAACCTAGGACTTAGTGATATTCCAGTACCAGAAGAATATCCAACAAGATATGATAGGCTTCTTTGTGGTGGTATATGGTGTATGATTCAACTTGATTATGATTATGATGAGAATGAGCAGAACAAAAATCCTATTAGCATTACAAGGCTTACACCTATTCAAATGCCACAGGTGGATATAAAAGAGCTTAAAGAAGGTAGAAGCAAATTTACAAAAGAAGAATGGATAGATGTTATGCTTCGTTCTATTGGTATGGAGCCTGATGAATTTGAAGAAAGAGAAAAATGGTTGTTGCTTACAAGATTAATTCCACTTGTGGAAAATAATTTTAATCTATGTGAATTGGGTCCCAGAAGTACAGGGAAATCTCATATTTATAAGGAGATTTCCCCTAATAGTATTCTTGTGTCTGGAGGACAGACTACTGTTGCAAATTTGTTTTACAATATGGGAAGAAAGACAATCGGTCTTGTAGGGCTTTGGGATTGTGTAGCATTTGATGAAGTTGCAGGAATAAAATTCAAAGATAATGATGGTATACAGATTATGAAAGACTATATGGCATCAGGCTCTTTTGCAAGGGGAAAAGAAGAAAAAGCCGCATCGGCTTCAATGGTATTTGTAGGTAATATTAATCAAAGTGTAGATGTACTTTTGAAAACTTCCAGCTTGTTTGATCCATTTCCAGAGGAAATGGCAATAGATACAGCTTTTCTTGATAGAATGCATTGTTATCTTCCGGGTTGGGAGATTCCTAAATTTAGACCTGAGCATTTTACAAATGATTACGGTTTTATTACTGATTATCTTGCAGAATTTATGAGGGAACTTCGCAAGGATCAGTATGGAGATAGCTTAGACAAGTATTTTAGATTAGGCAAGAATCTCAATCAAAGAGATACTATTGCAGTTAGAAAAATGGTTAATGGATATTTGAAAATTGTATATCCACATGGTGAATTTACAAAAGATGATCTTGAAGAAATACTATGCTTATCTCTTGAGATGAGAAGAAGAGTGAAGGAACAACTAAAGAAAATAGGTGGTATGGAATTTTATGATGTGAACTTCTCATATATAGATTTAGATACTTTTGAGGAAAAATATGTAGGTGTTCCTGAACAGGGAGCTGATAAACTAATTCCTGATGGTATGCTAAATCCAGGACAAGTTTATACAATTGCTAGTGGAGGAAATGGAATGATTGGTTGCTATAGATTGGAGTCTCAAATGCTTCCTGGTAATGGAAAATTTGATAGAACAGGACTTGGGACTAATCGTGAATCTAAAGAAGCAAGTAATACTGCTTTTAATTATCTTAAAGCTAATGGTAATAGGATTAGTGCTTCAATAAGTACAACTACAAAAGATTATATTATAAATTATCAAGATTTACAGGGTATAGGAATGACAGGGGAGTTGGCTCTTCCTACTCTAATTGCATTATGCTCAATTGCACTTGGAAAACCTGTTATAAGTAATTTGGCGGTGCTTGGAGAAATAAGTATCGGTGGAAGTATTATGAAGGTTACAGAAATTGCAGATAGTCTTCAAGTTGCACTTGATAGTGGAGCAAAGAAAGTTCTTATACCTAGTACATCTTTTGTGGATTTTGGAACAGTTCCTGCAGAACTTATGAGTTCATTTCAAATAATTCCATATCAAAGTGCCGAAGATGCTGTATTTAAAGCTTTGGGGGTGGAGTGA
- a CDS encoding relaxase/mobilization nuclease domain-containing protein — MAITKIHPIKSTLNLAINYITSNDKTDEQILISSDGCSPSTAHLQFMNTREVNDTRGTVLARHLIQSFVPEEVSPEKAHEIGLALAKEVLNGEYEYVLATHVDRNHIHNHIIFNNVNWKTGKCYQSNKRSYHKIRYQSDKLCKENNLVVIDEYYEKYKKKYKTKGKSYREYQERKEGTSWKGRLQFDIDRAAKKAKDWKDFLYLMEQYGYEIKHGKHIAFKKKEGQKRFTRAMRIGEDYTEERLKERISEEIQIRGKRPKSPFKALDNIIDINANEKVKGSPGYKHWAVKHNLYTMADTINQVRSEGFKTQEQLEKALQDKASEIQNLLSENKKIEKLIEEKKQTMENRYIIEQYKEIYKYAKNHPEDKAFTNEYNAQLLLYKKAVTESFQNSNTLPTTKQIFEELEKLNTKKESLIEKLNQSRQEQKKLYQYKKNYDTYLGKEVER; from the coding sequence ATGGCTATTACAAAAATACACCCCATCAAATCTACTCTAAATCTTGCTATTAATTATATTACTAGTAATGATAAAACTGATGAGCAAATATTGATAAGTTCTGATGGCTGCTCTCCTTCAACTGCCCATTTACAGTTTATGAATACAAGGGAAGTCAATGATACTAGAGGAACAGTTTTAGCTAGACATTTAATACAAAGCTTTGTTCCTGAAGAGGTAAGTCCTGAAAAGGCACACGAGATAGGTCTTGCTCTGGCTAAAGAAGTTTTAAATGGTGAATACGAATATGTTCTAGCAACCCATGTAGATCGTAACCATATTCATAATCACATTATTTTTAATAATGTAAACTGGAAAACAGGTAAATGCTATCAATCAAATAAACGAAGTTACCACAAAATCCGCTACCAAAGTGATAAGCTATGTAAGGAAAATAATCTTGTTGTCATAGATGAATACTATGAAAAATACAAGAAAAAGTATAAGACAAAAGGTAAATCCTATAGGGAATATCAGGAGAGAAAGGAAGGCACTTCATGGAAGGGAAGACTCCAGTTTGATATTGATAGAGCTGCTAAGAAAGCTAAAGACTGGAAAGATTTCCTCTATCTTATGGAGCAGTATGGATATGAAATTAAACATGGAAAGCATATCGCTTTCAAGAAAAAAGAGGGTCAAAAGCGTTTCACTAGAGCTATGCGAATTGGAGAAGATTATACTGAGGAAAGATTAAAAGAACGTATTTCAGAGGAAATTCAGATACGAGGAAAACGTCCTAAATCTCCATTTAAGGCCTTGGATAATATTATTGATATTAATGCTAACGAGAAGGTTAAAGGCTCTCCTGGATACAAGCATTGGGCAGTAAAGCATAATCTTTATACTATGGCAGATACAATCAACCAGGTTAGAAGTGAAGGCTTCAAAACACAAGAACAGTTAGAAAAAGCACTCCAGGATAAAGCTTCTGAAATTCAAAATCTTCTTTCAGAAAACAAGAAGATAGAAAAACTAATTGAAGAAAAAAAGCAGACTATGGAAAACAGATATATCATTGAGCAGTATAAAGAAATTTATAAATATGCTAAAAATCATCCCGAGGATAAGGCTTTTACTAACGAGTATAATGCTCAACTTTTGCTTTATAAAAAAGCAGTTACCGAAAGTTTTCAGAACTCCAATACTCTTCCTACCACAAAACAGATATTTGAAGAACTTGAAAAATTAAATACAAAAAAAGAGTCTCTCATTGAGAAACTCAATCAGTCCCGCCAGGAACAAAAGAAACTATATCAGTATAAGAAAAACTATGATACCTATTTAGGGAAAGAGGTCGAGCGATAA
- the pglZ gene encoding BREX-1 system phosphatase PglZ type A: protein MDLEEILKDLQKRFKEPYPEFYNRRIIFWMDRDREFEDEIDNLEIPDVKTIKVSENNKFRVKKLLSFDDQESDFLVYCPLIFNEKEDNWINDVMRYSEEFRADIVSIQIDEMNLPDSIAIRKSVKVYKKFFNAKARRELIKKKASRIENPAHLELAIMGEIAGCEMQPGLIIREVLKAGIENDENDIYQEFINYEIDETFWRMVGQGTGYQSEEKSLENLSIHILLTAASRNINKEAFIGLDNFISSPHEAFCFQFVEDWLRNANEKRSLYELVRYVEKEIQLDERLMNLDIAHFESNEAFPCVDEIILIKLMTNIKNDIIDPEDISDICDKRRVGAWYEEFNSYYEGIYNMGKMKDFYNKNQASFHMTSAKEVWKSYTDKFYLMDTYYRKFQRAYQKSLRNSNAKLDDLFKFTVDRAEGIYKHWFLDDLLTNWCNVSGREFEEYGKISEIKQQVDFYDNNIKNAKTKVYVIISDAMRYEVAKELSIELKQDMQCKIEIDDMSGIFPTITPFGMAALLPNNGLQTEIRNNNLKVLIDGESTDMPNREKVLQKANKDSRVLKYDDLIHMKREERKAQAKGMEVVYVYHDQIDAASHTSDSRVFSACDKAIDEIKNLVRILVHEFSAVNIMITSDHGFLYTYEEFTEDDKVSKEGFEGVVDYGRRYAIMDESANPSFLMPIKFVDEESGLKGFAPKQNIRIKKQGGGINFVHGGISLQEMVVPLIRYRHLRNDNKEYQRNRSKYDVKPVELNILSTGRKISNMIFNLSFYQSEMLSVNREAANFLLYFVDEYGEKVSDEVRIIADKNTDNEQDRVFNVTFNLKAGKYDNKKTYNLVIYEESGQILPKKIEFVIDIPFATGEYDFFS, encoded by the coding sequence TTGGATTTAGAAGAAATTTTAAAAGATTTGCAGAAAAGATTTAAAGAACCCTATCCTGAATTTTATAATAGGAGAATTATCTTTTGGATGGATAGGGATAGAGAATTTGAAGATGAAATTGATAATCTTGAAATTCCAGATGTAAAAACAATAAAAGTGTCTGAAAACAATAAGTTCAGAGTAAAAAAACTACTATCCTTTGATGACCAGGAGTCAGACTTTCTTGTATACTGCCCTCTTATTTTCAATGAAAAAGAAGATAATTGGATAAATGATGTTATGAGATACAGTGAGGAATTTAGGGCGGATATTGTATCTATACAGATTGACGAAATGAATTTACCAGATAGCATTGCTATTAGAAAGTCTGTAAAAGTTTATAAGAAGTTCTTTAATGCTAAAGCAAGAAGAGAACTTATAAAGAAAAAGGCAAGTAGAATTGAAAATCCCGCACATTTAGAACTTGCTATTATGGGTGAGATTGCAGGATGTGAAATGCAGCCAGGACTTATTATCAGAGAAGTTTTGAAAGCAGGCATTGAAAATGATGAGAATGATATTTATCAGGAATTTATAAATTATGAAATAGATGAAACTTTTTGGAGAATGGTAGGACAAGGAACAGGTTATCAAAGTGAAGAAAAGAGCCTAGAAAATTTATCTATTCATATACTGCTTACTGCAGCTTCAAGAAATATAAATAAAGAAGCATTTATAGGACTTGATAATTTTATTTCCAGTCCACATGAAGCTTTTTGTTTTCAATTTGTCGAGGACTGGCTTAGAAATGCTAATGAGAAAAGGAGCCTATATGAACTTGTCCGTTATGTAGAGAAAGAAATTCAACTTGATGAAAGACTGATGAATCTTGATATAGCTCATTTTGAGAGCAACGAAGCTTTTCCATGTGTTGATGAAATTATACTTATAAAGCTTATGACAAACATTAAAAATGACATAATAGATCCTGAAGATATTTCAGATATATGTGATAAAAGAAGAGTTGGAGCCTGGTATGAAGAATTTAATTCATACTATGAAGGCATTTATAACATGGGCAAAATGAAGGATTTCTATAATAAAAACCAAGCATCATTCCATATGACAAGTGCGAAGGAAGTTTGGAAATCCTATACAGATAAATTTTATTTAATGGACACTTATTATAGGAAGTTTCAGAGGGCATATCAGAAAAGCCTTAGAAATTCAAATGCTAAGCTTGATGATTTATTTAAATTTACGGTAGATAGGGCTGAAGGTATATATAAGCATTGGTTCCTAGATGATCTCCTTACTAACTGGTGTAATGTTAGCGGTAGAGAGTTTGAAGAGTATGGAAAAATTTCTGAGATTAAACAGCAGGTTGACTTCTATGACAATAATATTAAAAATGCTAAGACAAAAGTCTATGTAATTATTTCAGATGCAATGCGTTATGAGGTGGCAAAAGAGCTTTCTATAGAATTAAAACAGGATATGCAATGTAAGATAGAAATTGATGATATGTCGGGGATATTCCCTACTATTACACCTTTTGGAATGGCTGCATTGCTTCCTAATAATGGGCTTCAAACTGAAATTAGAAATAATAATCTCAAAGTTCTTATTGATGGCGAATCAACAGATATGCCTAATAGAGAAAAGGTTTTACAAAAGGCTAATAAGGACTCTAGAGTGCTTAAATATGACGATTTGATTCATATGAAGAGAGAAGAGAGAAAAGCTCAAGCAAAAGGTATGGAAGTTGTTTATGTATATCATGATCAAATAGATGCAGCCAGCCATACATCAGATTCTAGGGTTTTCTCTGCCTGTGATAAGGCTATAGATGAAATTAAGAATCTGGTTAGAATTCTTGTGCATGAGTTTTCAGCTGTAAATATAATGATTACCTCAGATCATGGTTTCCTCTATACTTATGAAGAGTTTACTGAGGATGATAAGGTATCTAAAGAAGGCTTTGAAGGTGTTGTTGATTATGGCAGAAGGTATGCAATAATGGATGAATCTGCTAATCCAAGTTTCTTGATGCCTATAAAATTTGTTGATGAAGAATCAGGGCTTAAAGGATTTGCACCGAAACAGAATATCCGTATTAAAAAGCAAGGTGGAGGAATTAACTTTGTTCATGGAGGAATCTCACTTCAGGAAATGGTTGTTCCACTAATTAGATACAGACATTTAAGAAATGATAATAAAGAATATCAGAGAAACAGGAGTAAATATGATGTTAAACCTGTAGAACTTAATATTCTTTCAACAGGAAGAAAAATAAGCAATATGATATTCAATCTGTCTTTCTATCAAAGTGAAATGCTTTCAGTAAATAGAGAAGCCGCGAATTTCCTTCTTTATTTTGTTGATGAATATGGAGAAAAAGTTTCTGATGAAGTCCGTATTATAGCTGATAAGAATACTGATAATGAGCAAGATAGAGTATTTAATGTAACATTCAACTTGAAAGCTGGAAAATATGATAATAAAAAGACTTATAACCTTGTTATCTATGAAGAGTCAGGTCAGATTCTTCCAAAGAAGATTGAGTTTGTAATAGATATTCCCTTTGCCACAGGTGAATATGATTTCTTTAGTTAA
- a CDS encoding plasmid mobilization protein, which translates to MANRLRKNDIHVMVTDEEKELFKKKLEMSKSKSMGHFIRKSVLEAPIFVIDMNIFRRLQTLIGKNSNNLNQIAKRVNSTGIIYREDIEDLKKENDDISREIIKIQNILTRKYMNRPD; encoded by the coding sequence ATGGCAAATAGACTTAGAAAAAATGATATTCATGTAATGGTTACTGATGAAGAAAAGGAACTTTTTAAGAAAAAACTTGAAATGAGCAAGTCAAAATCAATGGGACATTTTATAAGGAAAAGTGTCCTTGAAGCCCCTATATTTGTAATTGATATGAATATTTTTAGAAGGCTACAAACTCTTATAGGGAAAAACTCTAACAACCTTAACCAAATTGCAAAGAGAGTAAATAGTACAGGAATAATCTATAGAGAAGATATTGAAGATCTTAAAAAAGAGAATGATGATATCTCAAGAGAAATAATAAAAATTCAAAATATCCTGACAAGAAAATATATGAATAGGCCTGATTGA
- a CDS encoding nucleotidyltransferase domain-containing protein translates to MIFTEEQLKDYAKPLSETEENQCKNAIRMVSNALKDLGLSENEMETIYGASTAYQIRMSGGLSGYDIKLFLQGSYANNTNVRGHSDVDIAVVQEDIFRPAYRLNVSGADYGFTNATPRIKSFKDEVEDILRNHFGKDVERKNKSIKINGNSYRKDTDSVPSMRHRDYRQDYTFDKENYIGGILIKADDGQEIINYPEQHIKNGVEKNNATNYYFKKMVRIAKELRYQMKDLRYPYAQKASSFGVECLLWNVPNEYFTKYSTYRYAFDEIVGYLYDNRYSTLNFMEVNNIKKLCDDSPDRRDIYKGFIEELKGFYEYEI, encoded by the coding sequence ATGATTTTTACTGAAGAACAATTAAAAGATTATGCTAAGCCACTTAGTGAAACTGAAGAAAATCAATGTAAAAATGCTATAAGAATGGTATCAAATGCATTAAAAGATTTGGGTCTTAGTGAAAATGAAATGGAGACTATATATGGTGCTTCTACAGCATATCAAATTAGAATGAGTGGTGGTCTTAGTGGGTATGATATTAAATTGTTTTTGCAAGGTTCTTATGCAAATAATACAAATGTAAGAGGACATAGCGATGTTGACATTGCAGTAGTACAGGAGGATATATTTCGACCTGCATACAGATTAAATGTATCTGGAGCAGACTATGGATTTACAAATGCAACTCCCAGGATAAAAAGTTTTAAAGATGAAGTTGAAGATATATTAAGAAATCACTTTGGTAAAGATGTTGAAAGAAAAAATAAATCAATAAAAATTAATGGGAATTCATACAGAAAGGATACCGATAGTGTACCATCAATGAGACATAGAGACTATAGGCAAGATTATACATTTGATAAAGAAAACTATATCGGTGGTATTTTAATAAAAGCTGATGATGGCCAAGAAATAATTAATTACCCAGAGCAGCATATAAAAAATGGTGTCGAAAAAAATAATGCTACAAATTATTACTTTAAAAAGATGGTTAGAATTGCTAAAGAACTTAGATACCAAATGAAAGATTTAAGATATCCATATGCCCAAAAAGCAAGTTCTTTTGGTGTAGAATGTCTTTTGTGGAATGTTCCAAATGAATACTTTACCAAATACAGTACCTATCGTTACGCTTTTGATGAGATTGTTGGGTACTTATATGATAATAGATATTCCACTCTTAATTTTATGGAAGTTAATAATATAAAAAAATTATGTGATGATTCACCTGATAGACGAGATATTTACAAAGGGTTTATAGAAGAGTTGAAAGGTTTTTATGAATATGAAATCTAA
- a CDS encoding SH3 domain-containing protein has protein sequence MKIIEQTEKMNRIFNSPSMQIIQRQQKRCEDLMGFTSAIESMMQAQERMKQITAPLEGLYDFNNRMNSIEYVMNSIPNITNNFLVGIVNCNEIFPALDLLKDAERIKRCFGNSLLYKFIEEEIREIPIDNIPETFNNCIDWEGFTLSDVDSKNPTLNNQVEEKCNEKHEYIKLFLIVFLMPLIVNILSNTIYDNTIAKNNKIVFISTENIIEDYFVVESVLNNENRIFFVGDKVIKPRVKPDCSSAVVGNLEPGRVVYAIEKKKKWIHILWKNEKGEECCGWIQNWKLEYLILE, from the coding sequence ATGAAGATTATTGAACAGACTGAAAAAATGAATAGAATTTTTAACAGTCCTTCTATGCAAATTATTCAGCGACAACAAAAAAGATGTGAAGATCTTATGGGATTTACTTCAGCTATAGAAAGTATGATGCAGGCACAGGAAAGAATGAAACAGATAACAGCACCACTTGAAGGACTATATGATTTTAATAATAGAATGAATTCAATAGAATATGTTATGAATAGTATTCCTAATATAACAAATAACTTCTTGGTGGGTATTGTTAATTGCAATGAAATATTTCCTGCTTTGGATTTGTTGAAAGATGCCGAGAGGATTAAGCGATGTTTTGGGAATTCATTATTATATAAATTTATTGAAGAAGAAATTCGAGAGATTCCCATAGATAATATACCGGAGACATTTAACAATTGTATTGATTGGGAAGGGTTTACACTATCTGATGTAGATTCAAAAAACCCAACTTTAAACAATCAAGTAGAGGAAAAATGTAACGAGAAGCATGAATATATAAAACTATTTTTAATTGTATTTTTAATGCCATTGATAGTTAATATTCTTTCTAACACTATTTATGATAATACTATTGCTAAAAATAACAAAATTGTGTTTATAAGTACGGAAAATATTATTGAAGATTATTTTGTAGTTGAGTCTGTATTAAATAATGAAAATAGAATATTTTTTGTAGGGGATAAAGTGATTAAGCCGAGGGTAAAACCAGATTGTTCTTCTGCTGTAGTAGGAAATTTAGAACCTGGAAGAGTTGTTTATGCAATAGAAAAAAAGAAAAAATGGATTCATATATTGTGGAAAAATGAAAAAGGTGAAGAATGTTGTGGTTGGATTCAAAACTGGAAATTGGAATATCTTATTTTAGAATAG